AAATAAAGTGATCACACAAAAGAACTGATGCTGCTATGAAGATCTTATTAACTCTTGCTATAAACAGTAGTTTATTTACAGATAAACCAAACTCACCCTGTGAAGACTACAGTGAGGGTGCCTGTCCTCTTGAAAGGACAAAGGAGcgtttccttctccctgttgatGACACTAAGAATGACTCTCCCCAAAAGAATGTTCCCCATGTTTGGGTGCCCATCCTGGAGTCTTAAATATAGCATCCTACCATGCCATCGCAATGACAATGGGGAGACCCATGCAGGGGTTACGCAGTTGGAGCTCTTTACTGCAATGGCAACTAATCACAAGCTCTTTTTCAGATCGGGCAAGTTATTGCCTTTGCCAAATGATATAAGGAAAGACAGGTGCCTCCAAAATTCAGGCATAGGAGTATTGGATGATCCTCTGCTCATTTAGGATAGAAGCTCACAAAGCATCTAAAATGAATTATGAATATTTTAATCTCCTCCAGCAATTTCCCTTGGGCTAACATTGCCATTGCTGCATAATAGAGTGAAATCATTTACTTTGACATCTCTTTAGTGAATGCCAATTCCAGCCAAATTATGTCAGTGTATAATTAGATCAGCAGCTAACAGCAGCTCTTATGTTTTGGTTGGCTGTGACTATTATACTTTCCTTATTACAGGCAAATGAAGGCTTGCTGCCACAATACTGGGTGAGCTTACATATCCAGCTGCCCACGGTGGTATCTAAGAGTCTGGGGTAGGGTAAAAGAACAGAGACTGCTGGTTTTCCATTTATTTGAGATAGGCATGCAGTTGCAGCATTCAGGATAAACCCTTCCCAGCAATGTGAGAAGTGGCTGGTATTTTTTGTGGTGTCAGAAGTAGAGATGAAGATTTGAAAATAGCAAAGCTCTGAGGCTGCAATACCAATTTGTGAGCCAGATGTTTTCCAGCTACATTTTATTGGCTGGGGAGTCAGTGCATCAGTAGTGGTCTTCTCAGAGCTGCTAGAAATCTGTAAAGAAGGTATGTAAGAACATAAAATTGCCATACTGGATGAAGCTGAAGGTCTGTCCAGCCCAGTGTCCTGTCTCTTGAGAGTGGCCCGAAGTGTCTCCTGAGCTGGACACAATGCTTGATTGTTGCTAACAGTCCAATCCCTGATAAATTGCCTAATTCCTTTTTGAGCACTTTCTGATTCTGGCCTCCACAAGGCCTTGTGGAAATGAATTCCATCATCTAATCTGGCATAGTTTGAGTCACCCTGCCCGTATCGATAGGATCCATTTCTAAGAACCTCTATTTGCTTCACCATCCAAATAAAACAAAGATGAAACCCAGCAGGATCAGCACTAGAGCTACAAGGACTTCTGTGTGGGAAGTTTATTTAGTGGCTCTGTTTCAGACATTCCTGAAGAAGCAATAAGCAGGTACTATTGGGCAGGCATCACTGAATACGTTTTGCTACAAGCTGAGCTGTCAAAGTGAAGGAACACTTTCTTTCATTGGTTTTGAACAATTGCATGACCACTTGACTGCTTTCCTGAATTTTGTATTATGAGAGGTAATGAGTAATTATTGTCTATTCTGCTTAATATTAATAATTTCATTCATCTTTGTCATATCAACCATCTGCTGTATGTTTTAAGGAGAAGAGTTTTAACTTACACTCTCATATGGATGCTGACCacttttgtccttttttgttACAAAACTATCTTATAATCATGTCTCAGAGCTCTCACTATCTCAATCTGAGAAGAAAGAAGATATACATGGACATTTTAAATCCTCTGAACCAGCAAGTGTAAGGCCACTGTTAGCACTGTGATCCAGCTGAAGCAGTTCTTCTGCATCATACCTCCCCATCAGTAACAGCAATACTGTTCGGTCACTGTGATGCCAGAGCTGAGTTACAAAGTCTATTTTATCCGGGTCCCTAATACTTTCAGAGgtgcccctccactctgcttcATTCTGTCCTCAGAATTTGGAGCTTGTAATTTGTTCCTTGAGTAAGATTTTCCTTAAAGGCCTATTAAAAAAACATCGGTGATTTTTTGTAGCCTTCAGACTGGGCACCTTTCAATGCCAAAACAAATAACGAACAAATAACGAGGCAGAACGTGAGCCTCAGTCTGCAGCAATATGTTCCTCCCTGTGCAAGGATCCCTGGTGAGCTATGAGCAAGGCTGCTGGTGTGAGGAGTGGCTAAGTGACAGCTCCCAGATTTAGCTGAGAAGACAAAGAGTAATAGTTTGCTATAGGGTTACAGCTGCCACCTGCTATGCTGATATCCTGGTGACAACTGGAACTGCAATGCTCACCTGTCATCGTCGTGACATCTGCCTAGGAATAAGCATGGTCTTTGTGGCAAGGCACTTCTAGTTTTTATCATCTAGAGCTATCAAAACTGTTATCTGGAAAAGTCAAGCTAAATGAAGAACAGTCTGTTGTTAGATACAGATGGCTTGCAGGGGACACCTTTGAAACAATGCTGAAATCTTGCAGTTTATCTGAAAATTTTCTTACACAGAATGAGAATGAGGTAATTAGATCCTACTGTAGCTGTTTGCTGTGCTGCATTTTGAAACAAGGCTATCAATTTGATTATGAAAAGCAATGAAGCAGAAGGCAATAAGGTCAGCACATGTTGATGGGAGATGGATGAGCACTTTCCTTGCACAGCTATAGTAACGCTCAGTAGCATCAACATCTCTTTCTAAGCTTTTCTGAAGAGAGAGTTTGAGAAGGGATGGTCTTCCTGTTACATTTAAGAGGTGACTCGTTAGATAAGAATCGATCTCTTCCTGCTTAGTATATCATGGCCTAAAAGATAAATATTGACTTAGCCATGATCAGAGCAGGAAGTTGAGAATAATACTCTCAGTCATGTCCTTAAGACATGGCCTACAGAGTCTGTCTCTTGGCTGCACTCCCTGTTTGTTACAGTTGCTGCTGTTAGGGGTAGAACAGACGAGCACAGGATGGGCAATTGCTGGGTTGTGAGCTTTTAGGATCATTCCTGCCAGATGTAGCTTTGGAGTGTAGTCAGAGGCAACGGAGCTTTGCAGTTATTCAGGGTGCCCGAAGAAGAGATCGACATCCCAGCTATGGGACACTTTGCATCTTTAAGCACCTACATATGTTCTAAAAATCTGGCCATAGGCTTTCTGCGCCTAGATCCCATCTCTCCTCCTGGGGCACCAAGATGATACATTTATTAGGGGCTAGACGTGATCAGACCCTGTGGCagggggtctgcagagggatttcAAAAGGCTTTCAAATAGGAAACATTGTAGTTTTTAGCAGCATCTTCAAATGCTCTCCTAAGGCCCCCTTCCCTTCCACACTACGCTGCCCATACTGATCCTGCGCTGAGGGTTATATTTCACAACATGAGCCAAAATGTTGACATTGTGGCATTTGATTATTCCCTGAGTAGCATCACTGGGAATGTTGTTGACACAAGATATGCAGCCTACAGGCAACTCTGAATAAGGTAACTGACATCATTGGCTTGAAATGCAGCCTCTCCAGGGGGGAGTTAGTGGGGCAGAATGTTATTTACCCCTGGGGTTTCGAATTCCTTGGAAACAACACAGCTGGGCTGCTCCAACTCTTATAACTGCAGTGTTTCTCTGTGTATTGTTTTTGATGGTATAGTTGGTGGATATTCTGAATACACAGTACATGAAATGGCTCAAATGACATTCCACAAAGCCTTTGATACTGAATGGTATGAAGTAAAGCCAGCACAATGGAAATGTCCTTCCGTGTTGCTGCCCAGACCTTGCATGTATTCATACCTTTCATACCCTGTGCCATGACACCTCTTCACCACATCTGGCATTTCGACCTTTTGACCTCATATGACATGGCCATAGTTCTTTGTTCATTATTGATGGGGGAATTAGGAGCTGAACCTTTGCCTGTAAAGTTTCTAAGACTATTCCTTTAATACTGGGTTGAACCATCAAACCCCTTTACTTCCTAAGGCTATGATTTATTTGCAAAATCACACGAAAGCAAGTGGAATTTAGCCTTTAGCCTCAGCTGGCTTGGACTGAGAAAACACCTAAGTGCCCTCATGGTGGGAACAGCtgagttttgtttctgttcagcCTTTCCCTGCAGTGCTCTTCAAGTGAGTACTTCCCCATACCATTCAAAGTCTTGCTTATTCCTATAAACGGTTTCAATTCTCCTCTGAAACTGATGTCATGAGACACACTTTTTCACCACACCAGTGGAAATCAGCAGGCTGAACTATGTTTTCctcttaatgaaaaataattgccTCCTCTGTTCCCTGAATAAATACCATTTAGCTTGCTTTCTGTAAAGGTGCAGTGCTAAAGGAATTTGGCTCTCAGTTTACATTAGGTTTGGTTCATTCCAGCCCTGGAGGTGGGTGTGCTGGTAACAGGAGAAGAGGAGGGCTCTGCAGTCATACGCTCCTCTTCATCATGCAAATGGAGCATGTTCCTCATCAATGGTGTCAGTGAAGGGTGGGAGGAAGCAGCTCAAGACCTCCCTAGTCTCCTTCGTAGATTACTGAGTGCATGAAGTGAGAGTACTGTAAACTCAGATTGAGAGCTGAACTGAGATTAGTGTAGATCCTCACATTCCTGCCTGTGTGGAATGTGATCCTAGCTGATTCATCCCTGGGGATTTCAAGGGAAGACGATAATGTGtgactatttcacagaatcacagaatcacagaatggtcagggttggaagggacctctgtgggtcatctagtccaatcctcctgctgaagcagggtcacctacagcaggctgcacaggaccttgtccaggtgggtctggaatatctccagagaaggagactccacaacctccctgggcagcctgttccagtgctccatcaccctcagagggaagaagttcttcctcgggttccgatggaacttcctatgcttcagtttgtgcccattgccccttgttctgtcgctgggcaccactgaaaagagcttggccccatcctcctgacacccacccttgagatatttataaacatttattaggtcccctcgcagccttctcttctccaggctgaacaagcccagctccctcagcctctcctcgtaggagagatgctccagtcccctcaccatcctcgtagccctccgctggactctctccagtagctcttcatctttcttgaactggggagcccagaactggacacagtactccagatggggcctcactagggcagagcagaggggaaggagaacctccctcgacctactggccacactcttcttaatgcaccccaggatcccattggctttcttgacagccagggcacactgctgactcatggttaacctgtcgtccaccaggacacccaggtcgctcgctacagagctgctccccagcaggtcaaccccagcctgtactgatgcctggggttgttcctccccaggtgtaggaccctgcgtttgcctttgttgaacctcatcaggttcctctctgcccaactttccaacctgtccacgtcacactgaatggcagcccagcctgccagtgtatctaccactcctcccagtttggtgtcatcagcaaacttgctgatggtacattctaactcttcatccaggtcattgatgaagttaaacaagactgggcccagtaccgacccctgggggacaccactagttaccagcagagaaagaaataagCAGCGGCTGAGAAATATGTCAGAACTAGGCCAAGACTGCATTAATCTGTTGCAGAGATGAAAAAGGCTTTATCTTTCAACAAGCATGAAAGAGCACAACAGGACAGGGGACATGTAGTTTCACAGAATTGCTGCCTCGGGAGCTATTACCACAGTTTCAATGACGGCTTTAAAGGCAAAGTCCATTCCAAAGAAGTAGCCTATTGTTTTGCGTGAATCATATATCCAAGGGTAGAATACCAATATATATTTAATTGTTTTACTGTACCATGATAAATTTAATTCTTTTAGGTTTGCATACATCTGCATCTGAATTTCTTCAAAGGGTGGGTGAATCTTGGATCTGGATTTTTGGTGTTGATAAAGAGCAAATACAGTTTCTGTTGTGAATTTTgctaaattttcagtaaatggAATCTGGAATTTGAGCTTGAATCTTAACTCAGCTTTTAAAGTAGTCCAATTTATAATAAATTTGAAGAATATTCAAGAAATAAAGGCCTGTTATTTTAGTGCAGAAAATACAGTATTGCAGCATACCAAGAAGTAATTATATCAGTAAAGGTACCTATCACCCCGACAGAATAATCGTGGAAACATTCTGACAGCTCTGTGCCATGTTAATACATCCAGGATCAGCTACATTTATTTGCATTGCACGGTTTGCAGGGTAGGCTGCTATTTCATGAAAGCAAACATAATCTGGATTTTAGTATCATTAAGTCATCCTAATAGAATTCTGTGTTTTCATCCTGATCCCACAGTACTTTTAAGTCCAAATCTTTGAACAGCATAGTGAGAGGAGTGCCATTGGCCCCATCTGAGATAGAGTCTTGGGACACAATGTTACTCAGTTTTGTGCAGCTTAGCTCCTTTCTTGCTGTTAACATTTCTGTTTCCTGAGTCTCCGAGAACTGCAATTTATATGCAGAAGGTGAGAATGAATCTCGCAACATCCAGCTCTCTGTGTTGTTCTCTCCAGGGAAGTTGTTACCAGTACCAACTGAGAAAAGGAGGGCTGCTGACAGAGATGACAGCGATTCACCCTCTGGAACATAGTCTGTGTCAACGTTCACTGAAGACAATAACAGCGGTAGTTCTGCTGTCTGTTGTCTATAGCATCCTCCTTGTTCCAGCAAAGGCAGCGACAGCTGGGATGCATGCACGTTGCTTTCCATTCCATCAGTCTGCAACAACAGTTGCTGTGTTTGCCCAGGGCTCCCCTGTAAGAGAACTGACTTGCTTGTGTCACTGTTGTTCCACAATGCCAAGTTTGGCCTCTGTTCTTTGTAATTCCAGTGGCTGCAGCTGTTGCCCAGCATCTGGCTTCCAAGCTTCCCACCAACAAAACTATCTGGAGAAACTTGCTTTAGCATTTGGTTTGGCTGCAAATTCTTCTTGTCAACATGGTCTGTGCCTTCAACGCACACCCCATAGGTGAGGGGCAGAATTGTGCTGGACGTGGCAGTAGGAACGCTTTGCTCAGCTATTTGAGGAGCGTAACCAGTCGGAGCTGTGCTGGGCAAGCAGGGAGGCTGAGTGGGCGGCTGGAAGGTCGGTACATCCATCTGTTGCTGATAGGCAGTTTCTAGCGGATGGGAAGACCATGGTGGCTCCGGTGCTCTGTGCAAATATTGGCTAATCTGTGGTAACTGCACTTCAGGGATGAGAAGTGATGGTTTGCATAAATTAATGGGCTTTATAATATGCTCCACTGTCAGTGTAAGAGGCTGGAATGATGGAATCCCTCTGAAGTCCTGTTGAAGCAGATAGATAAACATGAGTTATTACAAGAAGCTGTGACTTTGAAGGTTTCCTTTAGATTCTTTAAAATTTTCTCTGGAGAAATATCAGTAAAAGCCAGTAACAACCACCAGGGATATGCTCTGTTGACAAAAgaactctgtttttcttcctggaCAATGACCCTTCAGAGGAATACAGACATCTCTCATTATGCATCAGGGCAACTGTGCAACCCTaaaatatgaggaagaaaaaatcctGCTTTCATTTTTGCAAAATTTGGCCTAAACCCCAGAGCACGGAGATAGATTGCCCTTAAGCTCATTTAGCATACAGAATCAGTGCTTGCTATGGGTGATGAAGGATAGCTAAGGAGGCCCAGGTTTTCAGGGGGAACTAATGATTTAGGATGCTTCAGGTTTTAGCTGCCTAACTTGATACCTCCTTTAAGGGGGCCCAACTTGGAGAAAGTTCTGAGCATCCTGTCTTTAACCTGCCAGCAGTCTGCAGTGATTGCCTAGACAATGCTCTTGTCTGCTCACTCATCCTCCTCTGTTAGCAATGCTATTTAAGTGCATGCACAAAGTCCTGAGCATTTTAAAGATTTGCTGCAATGGCTTAAGAACACTTACCAAAGACATAGGCTGTGCACTGTGTTGCTTGACGTATTTGTAGATCACATAACTAATTGCAGCAAAGACCAGTCCGGCACAGAACGCAAGTGCCACGAAACAGTAGAGAAGCCATGTGTTGTCTGGTCAGTGGGGGAAAGAACAAGTGGAAAATGTAGCTTTAGAAAGATTAGGAAAACTGCATGAGATTAGCTAAATGATGTTCTAGGTCTAGTCTCATAGCACTAGAATTTTAAATTACGAAAGTCAGTGTTGCTTCAGAATCTTTAGCAAGCCTATGTTACTTTACACCAGCTGAAAATCGGTCTCTTTTATGTGTCCGTTATCCCAGATGGACTTTAGATTAGTAGAGTTAACAGCCTCACCTGCTAGTGTTTTAACCCAAAATACTTGAGATTTGCTGCTCTTCTGAAGGAGAGAGATATATACTGTTCCATTATATTCAGTGTTTGGGTCCAAGTTGGAAACTTCAAATTCTTTGTTGTGCTGATTCTTTGTCAACTAtttaaaataaaggcaaattCTGTATTTTAGAAAGATTAAATGCATGCATTTTCTTCAAATCAGATTGCAAAATTCAGCATGAAATTCTATTTTCTAATGAGGTGTTATAGGACTATAATAATTCTGTATATATGGAATTCTAAATATATAATTTACTTTCTACTGTTACTGTATTTTATTCCTGCATTTCAGTTCCTTAAGTCTTGAACTAATTAAGTCATTCTCTTTTTTAGTCACCAGCAGTTTTACTTTTTGCTACTAATACAGTACCCTTGGAAACTCCAGTTTCTTTTCTAGAATTTTAGAAGAATGCTTGAAGTTCCTCTTGTCTACTGAGAGTCAAAGACTCTGAGGTTTTCCCTTGTACATCAGAAATGTCATCCATCATGTATAAGCTCCATATTATGCGAAATGTGATTTATAAAAGTGGGCTAGTGGCCTGCGGTTGTG
The Opisthocomus hoazin isolate bOpiHoa1 chromosome 17, bOpiHoa1.hap1, whole genome shotgun sequence DNA segment above includes these coding regions:
- the IL22RA1 gene encoding interleukin-22 receptor subunit alpha-1 isoform X1 is translated as MKQLLIVLAVSSVVGIVTTERSSCLKRAAFSSTNFENILTWETEADIPPGTVFDVQYKQYGEKSWFNKPECQSIMQPFCNLTRETENFTEHYYARVRATGQNYCSSNWVRSERFEPRKETIIGAPEVEYFPYVRSIKFLIRPPHTPLRGEDDRQLTIEDIYSKFGAVNYHLTIFNQRTHQKLTKNQHNKEFEVSNLDPNTEYNGTVYISLLQKSSKSQVFWVKTLADNTWLLYCFVALAFCAGLVFAAISYVIYKYVKQHSAQPMSLDFRGIPSFQPLTLTVEHIIKPINLCKPSLLIPEVQLPQISQYLHRAPEPPWSSHPLETAYQQQMDVPTFQPPTQPPCLPSTAPTGYAPQIAEQSVPTATSSTILPLTYGVCVEGTDHVDKKNLQPNQMLKQVSPDSFVGGKLGSQMLGNSCSHWNYKEQRPNLALWNNSDTSKSVLLQGSPGQTQQLLLQTDGMESNVHASQLSLPLLEQGGCYRQQTAELPLLLSSVNVDTDYVPEGESLSSLSAALLFSVGTGNNFPGENNTESWMLRDSFSPSAYKLQFSETQETEMLTARKELSCTKLSNIVSQDSISDGANGTPLTMLFKDLDLKVLWDQDENTEFY
- the IL22RA1 gene encoding interleukin-22 receptor subunit alpha-1 isoform X2 translates to MSNINTIIGAPEVEYFPYVRSIKFLIRPPHTPLRGEDDRQLTIEDIYSKFGAVNYHLTIFNQRTHQKLTKNQHNKEFEVSNLDPNTEYNGTVYISLLQKSSKSQVFWVKTLADNTWLLYCFVALAFCAGLVFAAISYVIYKYVKQHSAQPMSLDFRGIPSFQPLTLTVEHIIKPINLCKPSLLIPEVQLPQISQYLHRAPEPPWSSHPLETAYQQQMDVPTFQPPTQPPCLPSTAPTGYAPQIAEQSVPTATSSTILPLTYGVCVEGTDHVDKKNLQPNQMLKQVSPDSFVGGKLGSQMLGNSCSHWNYKEQRPNLALWNNSDTSKSVLLQGSPGQTQQLLLQTDGMESNVHASQLSLPLLEQGGCYRQQTAELPLLLSSVNVDTDYVPEGESLSSLSAALLFSVGTGNNFPGENNTESWMLRDSFSPSAYKLQFSETQETEMLTARKELSCTKLSNIVSQDSISDGANGTPLTMLFKDLDLKVLWDQDENTEFY